A single window of Colletotrichum higginsianum IMI 349063 chromosome 8, whole genome shotgun sequence DNA harbors:
- a CDS encoding Glycosyl hydrolase family 16, producing MALSFVRQASLVALLATSTLAQTFTDCDPTKKTCPANAGLTKSNYEVDFTKGADNDAWSVTAGNISYTSEGAEFTLNKKGDAPTIETSWYFFFGRAEVVMKAAPGTGIVSSVVIESDDLDEVDWEWLGGKDAEVQTNYFGKGNTTSYDRGAFHTIAATQTEFHNYTIDWTTEAVTWYINGALVRTLNYADALGGKNFPQTPARLRLGIWAGGDPDNNAGTITWAGGETDYTKAPYTMTVQKVAITNANPAKSYTYGDMTGDWTSIKIEAPGAATDDGTNSGQNDTSSAGNTSSSSSSPSTATETPSSGSPSPSGSPLSNSTATGSTLRPTVSATATQSGSAASATASTAAAAGGKLLSGSTVGTGLFGVALVAMAGLF from the exons ATGGCTTTGTCTTTCGTTCGTCAAGCGTCACTCGTTGCGCTTCTCGCAACCTCGACTCTAGCTCAAACTTTCACCGACTGCGACCCTACCAAAA AAACATGtcccgccaacgccggcttGACCAAGAGCAACTATGAGGTCGACTTCACCAAGGGCGCCGACAATGATGCCTGGTCCGTCACGGCCGGCAACATCTCCTACACctccgagggcgccgagtTTACCCTCaacaagaagggcgacgcCCCGACCATCGAGACGTCGTGgtacttcttcttcggccgcgccgaggtcgtcatGAAGGCCGCCCCCGGCACCGGCATCGTCAGCAGCGTCGTCATCGAGtccgacgacctcgacgaggtcgactgGGAGtggctcggcggcaaggacgccgaggtccAGACCAACTACTTCGGCAAGGGCAACACCACGAGCTACGACCGCGGCGCCTTCcacaccatcgccgccacccAGACCGAGTTCCACAACTACACCATCGACTGGaccaccgaggccgtcaccTGGTACATTaacggcgccctcgtccgcaCCCTCAActacgccgacgccctcggcggcaagaACTTCCCCCAGACCCCGGCCCGCCTGCGCCTCGGCATctgggccggcggcgacccggACAACAACGCGGGCACCATCACctgggccggcggcgagaccgACTACACGAAGGCGCCCTACACCATGACGGTCCAGAAGGTCGCCATCACCAACGCGAACCCGGCCAAGTCCTACACCTACGGCGACATGACGGGCGACTGGACGAGCATCAAGATCGAggcccccggcgccgccaccgacgacggcaccaacTCGGGCCAGAACGACACTTCCTCCGCAGGTAAcacctcttcctcttcttcttctccctccaccgccaccgagacgccgtcctcTGGGtccccctcgccctcgggcTCCCCGCTGAGTAACTCGACCGCGACAGGATCCACGCTCCGCCCGACGGTCTCTGCCACGGCCACCCAGTCCGGCTCGGCCGCCAGCGCGACcgcctcgaccgccgccgctgccggtggCAAGTTGCTGAGCGGCTCGACCGTCGGCACTGGCCTCTTTGGAGTTGCTCTCGTTGCGATGGCTGGTCTGTTTTAA